Proteins from a genomic interval of Ramlibacter algicola:
- a CDS encoding ATP-binding cassette domain-containing protein — MSAPLLQVERLVREYTLPREKLFTPPGLVRALDGVDLRINAGRSLGIVGESGSGKSTLARLVMALDRPTSGRVLFDGRDLHAMPSGDLRQARRDFQMVFQDPYGSLDPRQTVARIVDEPLAALTDATRDARRERVAAAIESVGLRRADMDKYPHEFSGGQRQRIAIARAIVTRPRLVVADEPVSALDVSVQAQMLNLMSDLQQAFGVTYLLISHDLSVVQHLCDDVAVLWRGRIVEQGPPSTLFASPRHPYTQALVAAAL, encoded by the coding sequence ATGAGCGCCCCGCTGCTGCAGGTCGAGCGCCTCGTGCGCGAGTACACGCTGCCGCGCGAGAAGCTGTTCACTCCGCCCGGTCTCGTGCGCGCGCTCGACGGCGTCGACCTGCGCATCAACGCGGGCCGCAGCCTTGGCATCGTCGGCGAGTCGGGCTCGGGCAAGTCCACGCTGGCGCGCCTCGTGATGGCGCTGGACCGGCCCACGTCCGGTCGCGTGCTGTTCGACGGCCGCGACCTGCACGCGATGCCCAGCGGCGACTTGCGGCAGGCGCGACGCGACTTCCAGATGGTGTTCCAGGACCCGTACGGCTCGCTGGATCCTCGCCAGACCGTGGCGCGCATCGTGGACGAACCGCTCGCGGCCCTGACCGATGCGACAAGGGACGCGCGCCGCGAACGCGTGGCTGCGGCGATCGAGTCCGTCGGACTGCGCCGCGCCGACATGGACAAGTACCCGCACGAGTTCTCCGGCGGCCAGCGCCAGCGCATCGCGATCGCGCGCGCCATCGTCACGCGTCCGCGTCTCGTCGTCGCCGACGAGCCGGTCAGCGCGCTCGACGTGTCCGTGCAGGCGCAGATGCTCAACCTGATGAGCGACCTGCAGCAGGCCTTCGGTGTCACCTACCTGCTGATCAGCCACGACCTCTCGGTGGTGCAGCACCTTTGCGACGACGTCGCGGTGCTCTGGCGCGGCCGCATCGTCGAACAGGGGCCGCCGTCGACGCTG
- a CDS encoding ABC transporter ATP-binding protein: protein MPLLDVSDLSITLRTQRGPARAVRDVSFTLDRGETAGLVGESGSGKTLTALALLGLLPEGAQVTGSIRLEGEELVGASEDRLCDLRGNRIAMVFQEPMTALNPVHPVGRQVAEPLRAHKGLDAAAARKEVIALLDRVGIAEAARRVDQYPHQFSGGQRQRITIAMALACGPDLLVADEPTTALDVMVQQQILGLVRELVRERGMALLLVSHNLGVIADNAARTMVMYGGSVVESGPTRDVFARPRMPYTLGLVAARPRLTTQQLDRLPTIAGTVPDLADLPAGCPFAGRCRYTVDACFVTSPPPEIVGPSHVARCIRLDAVQADLQGAPA, encoded by the coding sequence ATGCCGTTGCTCGACGTCAGCGACCTGTCCATCACGCTGCGCACGCAGCGCGGCCCGGCGCGCGCGGTGCGAGATGTGTCGTTCACGCTCGATCGCGGCGAAACCGCCGGCCTGGTGGGCGAATCCGGCAGCGGCAAGACCTTGACCGCGCTGGCCCTGCTCGGCCTGCTGCCCGAAGGCGCCCAGGTGACTGGCAGCATCCGGCTCGAGGGCGAAGAACTCGTTGGCGCCTCGGAGGACCGCCTGTGCGACCTGCGCGGCAACCGCATCGCGATGGTGTTCCAGGAGCCGATGACCGCGCTCAACCCGGTGCACCCGGTCGGCCGGCAAGTCGCCGAGCCACTGCGGGCGCACAAGGGGCTGGACGCCGCCGCTGCGCGCAAGGAAGTGATTGCCCTTCTCGACCGCGTCGGCATTGCGGAAGCCGCTCGGCGCGTCGACCAGTACCCGCACCAGTTCTCCGGCGGGCAGCGGCAACGCATCACCATCGCGATGGCGCTGGCCTGCGGGCCGGACCTGCTCGTGGCGGACGAACCGACCACCGCGCTGGACGTCATGGTGCAGCAGCAGATCCTCGGGCTCGTGCGCGAGCTGGTGCGGGAACGCGGGATGGCCTTGCTGCTCGTGTCGCACAACCTCGGCGTGATCGCCGACAACGCCGCCCGCACGATGGTGATGTACGGCGGCTCCGTGGTGGAGAGCGGACCGACGCGCGACGTGTTCGCGCGCCCGCGCATGCCGTACACATTGGGCCTGGTGGCCGCACGGCCGCGGCTCACCACGCAGCAACTGGACCGCCTGCCCACGATCGCGGGCACGGTGCCCGACCTCGCCGACCTGCCGGCCGGATGCCCGTTCGCGGGGCGGTGCCGGTACACCGTCGACGCGTGCTTCGTGACGTCCCCGCCGCCCGAGATCGTTGGCCCCTCCCACGTGGCGCGCTGCATCCGGCTCGACGCGGTGCAAGCCGACTTGCAAGGGGCGCCCGCATGA